Proteins encoded in a region of the Photobacterium profundum SS9 genome:
- a CDS encoding helix-turn-helix domain-containing protein — protein MIWVSCNHHNKHIEAKENLKHFHNVVDVSPFELLSTMTGHELIFLEVKNSSSEGFELLRAVKQRHAATKVVIVYHELDADLALNVLRAGGDDVISVNSNRQQLDECFTRLHTHTVNVESGAYEQRELSIKPALIIIDQNISAPLREEDLANACQYSPTYFSRLFHNVMGVTLKQYIIKKRLDLACGLLISDREKISSVATSAGFKDVSYFSRVFKKHIGCSPGEFRLKKHDVN, from the coding sequence GTGATTTGGGTTAGCTGCAATCATCATAATAAACACATTGAAGCGAAAGAAAATCTAAAGCATTTTCATAACGTTGTTGATGTCTCTCCTTTTGAACTTCTGTCGACAATGACAGGGCATGAGTTGATCTTCCTTGAAGTAAAAAACTCTAGTTCAGAAGGGTTTGAATTACTAAGAGCTGTTAAACAACGCCATGCAGCAACGAAAGTCGTTATTGTATACCATGAACTTGATGCAGATTTAGCACTGAATGTGTTACGTGCTGGTGGTGATGATGTCATCAGCGTAAATTCAAATCGGCAACAATTAGATGAGTGTTTTACCCGTCTTCATACCCATACTGTCAATGTTGAAAGTGGTGCATATGAACAGCGTGAATTATCCATTAAACCTGCTTTGATCATCATCGATCAAAATATAAGTGCGCCTTTGCGTGAAGAAGATCTTGCTAATGCCTGTCAATATTCACCGACCTATTTTTCACGTTTATTTCATAATGTCATGGGTGTAACCCTTAAACAGTACATCATTAAAAAACGATTGGATTTAGCTTGTGGTTTGTTAATCTCTGATCGAGAGAAAATATCTTCGGTCGCAACGTCTGCGGGTTTTAAAGATGTTTCCTATTTCTCTCGTGTATTTAAAAAACACATTGGTTGTTCTCCGGGCGAATTTAGATTAAAAAAACATGATGTGAATTAA